DNA from Ovis aries strain OAR_USU_Benz2616 breed Rambouillet chromosome 15, ARS-UI_Ramb_v3.0, whole genome shotgun sequence:
ttatTTGACATTTGTATGTCtccttcagagaaatgtctattcaaaacttttgcccattttctaaattgggtgttgctgttgttgttttgagTGGTAGgagttcttaatatattttggatattaattccttaatttatgaatatttttcccCATTGTGGATTATCTTTTTATTCTCCTGATAGTGTCATTTGATGCACAAAAgttgaaaatagttttttttttaatgggagatAAGAGAGACTGTGCCATTTAGCAGGTGAGGTGATAGGTGGAAAATATTCTTCAAGAGGAAATTTGGCATAGGGAAAGGGAATCAAGAGATAGGGCTGGCTTCTAGAGCTAAGAGGAATACCTATGTTTGTATTGTGAGCAAGAGTGCAGGTCCTGGACACCGCAGGCTACTAGTAAGAGAAAAAGACTTAGCTCTCATTGTTATGGATGGAAAAACTATTGCAtggcttaaaattaaaagaattgcAATGCTTTGCCTGTACAGGTTTGCTAAGGAATACTTCTTGCCTAAGCGTAACCTCAAGGAAGGGTACGCTCTACTTTCAGGACACTATTAAGGCCTAGACACCAGTGGTAAATTTCCTGCATGACTGGTATTGACACGTTGGTAGTGGCAGTGTATTTTCAGGCAACAAGAATTGAGATGGTAGCAGTTTCAGATGTTTTCATTGAAGAGGATTTCTAAGTTACTACTCCAGCAAAAAGGGCAAGGCTGATTCATAACTATGTGTCAGCCATCCTGGGGGCATTTAGAAATATTAGAAGCTCTACCAGGGAAAAAACTGAATTTCTTTCTAGTCAAATATTTAAGTCTCTGAGAATTAAAATTGTTTGAATTAGTGGAAATGTGAACACAAATCTTGTGAAATTTGGGAGTCACAGCTTAAAAATTGAAAAGCCCAACCAATTTTGTCTGtgaattaaggaaagaaaatcattattttgttACAATGGAAGAATACCTAGGActgtattttaagaattattgTTCTGACTCTTTGGCTGTCTGAATTATCCAATTTTACCTCTATTGTTACTGGtgtttgtgagaaaataaatttcactaTCAATCAGGGTTTTGTAGAATTATTTGTGTTCCAGGGACATGCCATTTTGGTGATGGCTGCCTTGACATCCTTGTTCCTCAGCGTGTAGATGAGAGGGTTGAGGACAGGTGTGAGAATAGCATACACCACATTGCCCATGATGTGGAAGTCGAGGGGCAGGTCAGCCCTGTAGGCCACATAGGCTATGGCAATGGATGAGTAGTAAGTGCCAACCACCAGGAGGTGGGAGCTGCAGGTAGAGAAGGCTTTGGAGCGTCCTTCTCGGGAGCTGATGCGAAGCACTGAGGCCAGGATGTGGGCATAGGAGAGAAGCACCAGGAGAAGGGGCAGGAAGGACACCACCATGGCGATGCAGAAGCCCATGAAGGTCTGGGGGCTGGTGTCAGAGCAGGAGGCCTGGACCACAGCTAAGTGGTCACAGAAGCAGTGGTAGATGTGAGCGGTGTTTTCAAAAGCCATGTGGGAGGTCTGCACCACTGCTGGGATGGGCAGAAGTAGGGCGGTGAGCCAGGCACTGGCTGCCAGGGCAGCAATGGTCTGCGGGGTCATGAGCGCAGGGTAATGCAGCGGGcggcagatggccacatagcggtcataggccatgaccACCAGGATGAAGGCTTCAGAGCAGGAGAAGCTGTGGAAGAGGTACATCTGCAGGAAGCAGGCAGGGAAGCTGAGGTAGCGGTCCCCACGCAAGAATAAGGACAGCATCTTGGGGACAGTGGTTGTGGTGAAGAGGATGTCCAGGGCTGAGAGGTTGATCAGGAAGAAATACATGGGCTTGTGAAGGCTGGGCTCTATCACCACGGCCACCAGGATCAGGGCGTTTCCCACCAGGATGAGTAGgtagagaaggagaaagatgaagaagacaggaaggaagagggaTTTTGGCAGAGAAGGGATGCCCACAACGTAGAAGATGGTCCATGACTCCTCTGATTCATTGCAGGCTATAGTCTCCATGATGGTTTAAGCTGGACACCCAGGAAGTGAGTGGTGGGAGGACTTGGAAACCAGAACAATCGGTGATTCTGGAATATGAATTACAGAGCGATCACTGTATACTGTAATCACATTTATTTACAACCAACACTAGAACAGACATGATGGGCTCTGTCTTCATCCTCTCTCAGAattccccttttccttttaaaaaaataatgtggcAAAATTATCTACAGTATACCAAACCAAGTGTTGCTGCATATATAACAAGttgaacaaaacaaagaaggTCTCTAACTTAATGGAGCAGAAATTTCAGTGGGAGAGAAAGACATTAAGCAAAGAATCACATAGTGATTTAATTTCAGTTGTGCCAAGTGTTGTGAAAGAACTCTTTTGGTCCCCTCATCCATGTCTCATATGATCCTTTCAGGGATATCGGGTCTCTTAAACCATGTCCTTGAGCTCCTTTCTCATTTGGCATTGctttaaggttttaaaaaagtGACATCTTTGTCACCACACTGCTAGGGAGGCCTGATTTCTCTAACATTTACAGCAACATGCTATCTTTTCATCATAATTATTGACCAGGAATGGCTTCCTCTCCTTTGTTTGCTTGGCGCAGCGGTTTTGCCTGTCTCTAAGTTGAGTACTCCCTTTTCTGTCTCTGGGTGTGGGGCTCTGTCACATTGCAGTGACGGGAGTGATACTGAAAATGCCTTTGGCGGAAAGAGCCATTCCTGACTGGAGTCAGAACTGAGCATGGATTCTCCTGCAAATGGGCAGCAACAGGGAATCCAGGGAGTATATCTGTGTTACTCTTGAACTTGCCTCTGCTGGCATGCAGCTCAGCTCAAACTCCTGTTTGGCACACCCACTctccaccgggcttctctgtccctgatcATTGCTTGAGAAGCATTTTAGATGGAGAGGAACTGGAGGTTTGCTTGCAATAGCTGCTCCAAGGCCAGAGAACTCCCCCGCCCCCGACCAAGAAGGAATCAGGAGGAAGGGTGTTCATAGATCTAGGGGGATTGAATTAAGAGAAATACTGATTTGCCATCTACTTGATACTCACCCCTTGGGCTAAGCAATCCCTGTTCCCATTGCAGGCAATTCCATGTTGATCCTGATGATTCTGTGAGCAGGGCCCCACACTTTTCCTAGAGTCACCTCTAATTTCTCTCTCTCGAAACACCTCTTATGCATAAAACCATCAATGTAAAAGCtggaaaaaacttttaattttcagaTCTAACAGTTTTCCTCCTGAAGGCAAGAGGCTGAGCACAAAAAGGGTGAGACCTTTTCCAGGTACCAATGGCACTGGATGCAGAGTCATCCCCAGAACTCAGGTCTTTGATTCCTGGGACAGGACTCTCTCTTCTACTCCCCATGTCTCCTGGGGAATCCAGAAGTTCAGCTTTACAGAGGAGAACATATTAAGACCaaggttttctgtttctctttccactttttcattGATAATATCAGACGAATTTATAATTCAAGTTTTTATCTTGAGTTGCTACAGGATAAGCACTAAGAACTAGCATCTGGCAATGGAAATCttcctttaaaataatattccaaATATCAGACCCCAGGACCTAGCAAAAAAAGTGAAACTGCTTTGCACTGCCATGGACATTTTTGCTCTCAGACAAACAGTCATGTCTGCAGTCCCGGGCGAGGCAGAGCAGGGTATTTGAGGGGCAGAAAGGCTGAGAGGGGAGGCCAGTGGGGCCCTAAAAGGCCATCAGCTTTGCTACCCATCTCATCCCGCCTCTGTCCCACTGCTTAGACGATGAAGGAGGGATGCTGAGACCTCAGTGGAGGGATGGGACATGGCTTTCTATTGCCAGGTGGTACTGGACCATCCAATAGGACACCAGCCAAACAGGGACACCAAAAG
Protein-coding regions in this window:
- the LOC101105851 gene encoding olfactory receptor 2AT4-like; the protein is METIACNESEESWTIFYVVGIPSLPKSLFLPVFFIFLLLYLLILVGNALILVAVVIEPSLHKPMYFFLINLSALDILFTTTTVPKMLSLFLRGDRYLSFPACFLQMYLFHSFSCSEAFILVVMAYDRYVAICRPLHYPALMTPQTIAALAASAWLTALLLPIPAVVQTSHMAFENTAHIYHCFCDHLAVVQASCSDTSPQTFMGFCIAMVVSFLPLLLVLLSYAHILASVLRISSREGRSKAFSTCSSHLLVVGTYYSSIAIAYVAYRADLPLDFHIMGNVVYAILTPVLNPLIYTLRNKDVKAAITKMACPWNTNNSTKP